In Chitinophaga sp. HK235, a single window of DNA contains:
- a CDS encoding helix-turn-helix transcriptional regulator gives MDPQISDVFQAISDPSRRQILKLLFKNSLTINALADNFDMSRPAVSKHIKILEGAGFISIQNIGRERYCTLKKDGFNELQDWINFYDTFWKVKLHNLVSLLDDKTYSNENSPHRQ, from the coding sequence ATGGACCCACAAATCTCTGACGTCTTTCAGGCTATTTCCGATCCAAGCAGAAGACAAATATTAAAACTGCTTTTCAAAAACAGCCTGACTATCAACGCGCTGGCCGACAACTTCGACATGAGCAGGCCCGCCGTTTCCAAACATATCAAAATACTGGAAGGTGCAGGATTCATCTCCATACAAAATATAGGACGGGAAAGATATTGTACCCTTAAAAAGGATGGCTTCAACGAACTGCAGGACTGGATTAATTTCTACGATACATTCTGGAAAGTGAAACTGCACAACCTGGTATCATTACTGGACGATAAAACATACAGCAATGAAAACAGCCCTCATAGGCAATAG
- a CDS encoding DoxX family protein, with the protein MKIVYYVLLVLLTALFCFAGIVKLQDHPVHWAVFEKAGYSRSFFHGIAVMELLAAAGVWWPAGRTYALAGMFVIMIGAVVTHLKSHDAAWHYIVPVLVMACCWWLYSRQLS; encoded by the coding sequence ATGAAAATTGTTTATTATGTATTGCTGGTACTGCTGACAGCACTTTTCTGTTTTGCCGGGATTGTAAAGTTACAAGATCATCCGGTACACTGGGCTGTTTTTGAAAAAGCCGGTTATTCCAGATCGTTTTTTCATGGTATTGCTGTGATGGAGCTGTTGGCGGCAGCAGGGGTCTGGTGGCCGGCTGGCCGGACTTATGCATTGGCAGGCATGTTTGTAATCATGATTGGCGCAGTGGTGACACATCTTAAGAGCCATGACGCAGCCTGGCATTATATTGTGCCGGTGCTGGTAATGGCTTGCTGCTGGTGGTTATATAGCCGGCAGTTGAGCTAA
- a CDS encoding helix-turn-helix domain-containing protein: protein MSTGKLCLEHIRPVIDAVEVLSGKWRIPVVVALCESPRRFNELMRDIKNITPRMLAKTLQELEQHELLEKIPDTDNPATIIYQISEYGHTMEPLILALTEWGTAHRKRLIGKS, encoded by the coding sequence ATGAGTACTGGAAAATTATGCCTGGAACATATCCGGCCCGTCATCGACGCCGTGGAGGTGCTGAGCGGCAAATGGAGAATACCGGTAGTGGTAGCGCTCTGCGAAAGCCCCAGAAGGTTTAATGAGCTGATGAGGGATATTAAAAACATCACTCCCCGCATGCTGGCCAAAACACTGCAGGAACTGGAGCAGCACGAACTGCTGGAAAAAATCCCTGATACTGATAATCCGGCTACCATCATTTATCAGATCAGCGAATACGGACATACCATGGAACCCCTGATCCTGGCGCTGACAGAATGGGGCACTGCCCACCGGAAACGACTGATCGGAAAAAGTTAA
- a CDS encoding OmpA family protein: MKRMLMTSRYWIYAVLAMAFMASCASSKKSSSPHVYMNKQYKELKDVLNQAEVSIINDSVKVIFPNNVLFASSSDQLKEEIKPTFGRFATILNKYNKTKILITGHTDSTGTASYNRELSEKRAASAKTLLSEYKVDSDRIFTWGLADRHPIASNSTEEGKARNRRVEFVILYDVKE; the protein is encoded by the coding sequence ATGAAAAGAATGTTAATGACCTCACGTTACTGGATATACGCTGTGTTGGCCATGGCTTTTATGGCTTCCTGCGCATCTTCAAAAAAGAGTTCCAGTCCGCATGTTTATATGAACAAGCAGTACAAGGAATTAAAAGATGTATTGAATCAGGCGGAAGTAAGTATTATCAACGACAGTGTGAAAGTTATATTTCCCAATAATGTACTGTTTGCTTCTTCTTCAGATCAGTTGAAAGAAGAGATCAAGCCTACTTTCGGGCGTTTTGCAACGATACTGAACAAGTATAACAAAACCAAGATACTGATCACCGGGCATACTGACAGTACCGGCACGGCCAGTTATAACCGGGAGTTGTCTGAGAAACGTGCAGCCAGTGCCAAAACACTGCTTAGTGAATATAAGGTTGATAGTGACCGTATATTTACCTGGGGACTGGCAGACCGTCATCCTATTGCATCCAACAGCACAGAAGAAGGGAAAGCGAGAAACAGAAGGGTCGAATTTGTAATCCTTTACGATGTAAAAGAATAG